From one Papio anubis isolate 15944 chromosome 12, Panubis1.0, whole genome shotgun sequence genomic stretch:
- the NEU3 gene encoding LOW QUALITY PROTEIN: sialidase-3 (The sequence of the model RefSeq protein was modified relative to this genomic sequence to represent the inferred CDS: inserted 2 bases in 2 codons; substituted 1 base at 1 genomic stop codon), whose protein sequence is MLWTSGPFCRVPSEARNLCSTLRLSGEILGGDTELQTNVRVWGCGTEERKRPLGTEVGPGLKLSWRGXRWCWSRAVVGTGLWAGGRGSAEGAGRXRARGGGQRLAPAATDYSLRPPXFVAITSFRQSTCSLLLGVCLRVLRLCCFSLSILLCLRLRSLGAGASPRLRRMRPGDLPPRPMEEPPASSSAPTETEEPGSSAEVMEEVTTCSFNSPLFRQEDDRGITYRIPALLYIPPTHTFLAFAEKRSTSRDEDALHLVLRRGLRIGHLVQWGPLKPLMEATLPGHRTMNPCPVWERKSGCVFLFFICVRGHVTERQQIVSGRNAARLCFICSQDAGCSWSEVRDLTEEVIGSELKHWATFAVGPGHGIQLQSGRLVIPAYTYYIPSWFFCFQLPCKTRPHSLMIYSDDLGVTWHHGRLIRPMVTVECEVAEVTGRAGHPVLYCSARTPNRCRAEALSTDHGEGFQRLALSQQLCEPPHGCQGSVVSFRPLEIPHRCQDSNSKDVPTIQQSSPGSSLRLEEEAGTPSESWLLYSHPTSRKRRVDLGIYLNQTPLEAACWSRPWILHCGPCGYSDLAALEEEGLFGCLFECGTKRECEQIAFRLFTDREILSHLQGHCTSPGRNPSQFKSN, encoded by the exons ATGCTCTGGACCTCTGGTCCTTTTTGTAGGGTACCCTCTGAGGCCCGGAACCTTTGCTCAACTCTCAGGCTGTCCGGGGAAATTTTAGGCGGTGATACCGAGCTGCAGACCAATGTAAGAGTTTGGGGCTGTGGGACTGAAGAGAGGAAGCGACCGTTGGGAACTGAGGTGGGCCCAGGGCTTAAGCTGAGCTGGCGAGGGTAGAGGTGGTGCTGGTCCCGTGCGGTGGTGGGGACCGGGCtgtgggctggagggaggggcagCGCCGAGGGGGCGGGAC GGCGGGCTCGCGGAGGAGGCCAACGGTTGGCCCCAGCCGCCACTGACTACAGCCTGCGTCCTC CTTTCGTTGCCATTACCTCTTTCCGGCAGTCGACCTGCTCTTTGCTTCTCGGGGTTTGTCTCCGTGTCCTCCGTCTCTGCTGTTTCTCCCTCTCTATCCTCCTCTGTCTCCGTCTCCGCAGCCTTGGGGCCGGTGCCTCTCCCAGGCTTCGGCGAATGAGACCTGGGGACTTGCCCCCGCGCCCCATGGAAGAACCCCCGGCGTCCAGCTCTGCCCCGACAGAGACGGAGGAGCCGGGGTCCAGTGCAG AGGTCATGGAAGAAGTGACAACATGCTCCTTCAACAGCCCTCTGTTCCGGCAGGAAGATGACAGAGGGATTACCTACCGGATCCCAGCCCTGCTCTACATACCCCCCACCCACACCTTCCTGGCCTTTGCAGAGAAGCGTTCCACGAGCAGGGATGAGGATGCTCTCCACCTGGTGCTGAGGCGAGGGTTGAGGATTGGGCACTTGGTACAG TGGGGGCCCCTGAAGCCACTGATGGAAGCCACACTACCTGGGCATCGGACCATGAACCCCTGTCCTGTATGGGAACGGAAGAGTGGTTGTGTGTTCCTGTTCTTCATCTGTGTGCGGGGCCATGTCACAGAGCGTCAACAGATTGTATCAGGCAGGAATGCTGCCCGCCTTTGCTTCATCTGCAGTCAGGATGCTGGATGTTCATGGAGTGAGGTGAGGGACTTGACTGAGGAGGTCATTGGCTCAGAGCTGAAGCACTGGGCCACATTTGCTGTGGGCCCAGGTCATGGCATCCAGCTGCAGTCAGGGAGACTCGTCATCCCTGCATATACCTACTACATCCCTTCCTGGTTCTTTTGCTTCCAGCTACCATGTAAAACCAGGCCTCATTCTCTGATGATCTATAGTGATGACCTAGGGGTCACATGGCACCATGGGAGACTTATTAGGCCTATGGTTACAGTAGAATGCGAAGTGGCAGAGGTGACTGGGAGGGCTGGCCACCCTGTGCTATATTGCAGTGCCCGGACACCAAACAGGTGCCGGGCAGAGGCTCTCAGCACTGACCATGGTGAAGGCTTTCAGAGGCTGGCCCTGAGTCAACAGCTCTGTGAGCCCCCACATGGTTGCCAAGGGAGTGTGGTAAGTTTCCGGCCCCTGGAGATCCCGCATAGGTGCCAGGACTCTAATAGCAAAGATGTACCTACCATTCAGCAGAGCTCTCCAGGCAGttcactgaggctggaggaggaagcTGGAACACCGTCAGAATCATGGCTCTTGTACTCACACCCAACCAGTAGGAAACGGAGGGTTGACCTAGGTATCTATCTCAACCAGACCCCCTTGGAGGCTGCCTGCTGGTCCCGCCCCTGGATCTTGCACTGTGGGCCCTGTGGCTACTCTGATCTGGCTGCTCTGGAGGAGGAGGGCTTGTTTGGGTGTTTGTTTGAATGTGGGACCAAGCGAGAGTGTGAGCAGATTGCCTTCCGCCTGTTTACAGACCGGGAGATCCTGAGCCACCTGCAGGGGCACTGCACCAGCCCTGGTAGGAACCCGAGCCAATTCAAAAGCAATTAA